In Streptomyces chartreusis, the following proteins share a genomic window:
- a CDS encoding AMP-binding protein: MSSYTHGTGDTQLLGDTIGANLDRAVAAWPDREALVDVPSGRRWTYAEFSADVDELAYALLASGIAKGDRVGIWAINCPEWVLVQYATARIGAIMVNINPAYRTHEVEYVLKQAGISLLFASLSHKTSDYRAMVDEVRGKCPQLRETVYIGDPSWQELLGRGTPAAFEELSCDDPINIQYTSGTTGFPKGATLSHHNILNNGYFVGELIAYSEQDRVCIPVPFYHCFGMVMGNLAATSHGACMVIPAPSFDPKATLEAVQQERCTSLYGVPTMFIAELNLPDFASYDLSTLRTGIMAGSPCPVEVMKRVVAEMHMAEVSICYGMTETSPVSLQTRMDDDLEHRTGTVGRVLPHIEVKVVDPATGVTRPRGTAGELCTRGYSVMLGYWNEPEKTAEAVDAGRWMHTGDLATMREDGYVEIVGRIKDMIIRGGENIYPREIEEFLYAHPKIADVQVVGVPHERYGEEVLACVIPRDAADPLTLEELRAFCEGRLAHYKIPSRLSTLDAFPMTVSGKVRKVELRERFATG, translated from the coding sequence GTGAGCTCCTACACCCACGGGACCGGCGACACGCAGCTGCTCGGCGACACCATCGGGGCCAACCTGGACCGGGCCGTCGCGGCCTGGCCGGACCGGGAGGCGCTGGTCGACGTGCCGTCCGGGCGGCGCTGGACCTACGCCGAGTTCTCCGCCGACGTGGACGAGCTGGCGTACGCGCTGCTCGCGAGCGGGATCGCGAAGGGCGACCGGGTGGGCATCTGGGCGATCAACTGCCCGGAGTGGGTGCTGGTCCAGTACGCCACCGCCCGCATCGGCGCGATCATGGTGAACATCAACCCGGCCTACCGCACCCACGAGGTCGAGTACGTCCTGAAGCAGGCCGGGATCTCGCTGCTGTTCGCCTCCCTGAGCCACAAGACGAGCGACTACCGGGCGATGGTCGACGAGGTGCGCGGCAAGTGCCCGCAGCTGCGGGAGACCGTGTACATCGGGGACCCGAGCTGGCAGGAGCTGCTGGGGCGCGGGACGCCCGCCGCGTTCGAGGAGCTGTCCTGCGACGACCCCATCAACATCCAGTACACCTCGGGGACGACGGGCTTCCCCAAGGGGGCCACCCTCTCCCACCACAACATCCTCAACAACGGCTATTTCGTGGGGGAGCTGATCGCCTACAGCGAGCAGGACCGGGTGTGCATCCCGGTGCCCTTCTACCACTGCTTCGGCATGGTGATGGGCAATCTCGCCGCCACCTCCCACGGCGCCTGCATGGTCATCCCGGCGCCCTCCTTCGACCCGAAAGCCACGCTGGAGGCGGTCCAGCAGGAGCGCTGCACCTCGCTGTACGGCGTCCCGACCATGTTCATCGCGGAGCTCAACCTCCCCGACTTCGCCTCCTACGACCTCTCCACGCTGCGCACCGGGATCATGGCGGGCTCGCCCTGCCCGGTGGAGGTGATGAAGCGGGTGGTCGCCGAGATGCACATGGCGGAGGTCTCCATCTGCTACGGCATGACCGAGACGTCCCCTGTCTCGCTCCAGACCCGCATGGACGACGACCTGGAGCACCGCACCGGCACGGTCGGCCGGGTCCTGCCGCACATCGAGGTGAAGGTCGTCGACCCCGCGACGGGCGTGACCCGGCCGCGCGGTACGGCGGGGGAGCTGTGCACCCGCGGCTACAGCGTGATGCTCGGCTACTGGAACGAGCCCGAGAAGACCGCCGAGGCCGTCGACGCCGGGCGCTGGATGCACACCGGTGACCTCGCGACGATGCGGGAGGACGGCTACGTCGAGATCGTCGGCCGCATCAAGGACATGATCATCCGTGGCGGCGAGAACATCTACCCGCGCGAGATCGAGGAGTTCCTCTACGCCCACCCCAAGATCGCGGACGTGCAGGTGGTCGGGGTGCCGCACGAGCGGTACGGCGAGGAGGTCCTGGCGTGCGTCATCCCGCGCGACGCCGCCGACCCGCTGACCCTGGAGGAGCTGAGGGCCTTCTGCGAGGGCCGGCTCGCCCACTACAAGATCCCGAGCCGGCTGAGCACCCTCGACGCCTTCCCGATGACGGTGTCGGGGAAGGTGCGCAAGGTGGAACTGCGCGAGCGTTTCGCGACCGGCTAG
- a CDS encoding AMP-binding protein gives MTTGTELFRSARDFLLAHREDYATAYEGFSWPRPGRFNWALDWFDVIADGNDRLALHIVEEDGTEVRLSFAEMAERSARVANWLRARGVRPEDRVLVMLGNQAELWETALAAMKLGAVVIPATPLLGPADLRDRVERGRVRHVLVRSEDTGKFDEVPGRYTRIAVGGAREGWQTYEDAYTAPAEFTPDGPTGADDPLMLYFTSGTTARPKLVEHTHTSYPIGHLATMYWIGLKPGDVHLNISSPGWAKHAWSNLFAPWNAEATVFIHNYPRFDAARLMAEMDRAGVTTFCAPPTVWRMLIQADLGALRTPPREVVAAGEPLNPEVIEQVRRAWGVTIRDGFGQTETAVQVSNSPGQPLKTGSMGRPSPGFRVELLDPVSGAPGADEGEIALDLSERPVGVMTGYHGDPDRTAEAMAGGYYRTGDIGSRDADGYITYVGRADDVFKASDYKISPFELESALLEHEAVAEAAVVPAPDEVRLAVPKAYVVLAEGWEPGPDTAKVLFEHSREVLAPYKRVRRLEFAPLPKTVSGKIRRIELREATAAGSDAEYREEDFR, from the coding sequence ATGACGACGGGGACGGAGCTGTTCCGCAGCGCGCGGGACTTCCTGCTGGCACACCGCGAGGACTACGCCACCGCGTACGAGGGCTTCTCCTGGCCGCGGCCCGGGCGATTCAACTGGGCGCTGGACTGGTTCGACGTGATCGCGGACGGGAACGACCGCCTCGCGCTGCACATCGTCGAGGAGGACGGCACCGAGGTCCGGCTGTCCTTCGCCGAGATGGCCGAGCGCTCGGCCCGCGTCGCGAACTGGCTGCGGGCCCGCGGCGTGCGGCCCGAGGACCGGGTCCTCGTCATGCTCGGCAACCAGGCCGAGCTGTGGGAGACCGCGCTCGCCGCGATGAAGCTGGGCGCCGTCGTCATCCCGGCCACGCCGCTGCTCGGCCCGGCCGACCTGCGCGACCGGGTGGAGCGCGGACGTGTCCGGCATGTGCTGGTGCGGTCCGAGGACACCGGCAAGTTCGACGAGGTGCCCGGCCGCTACACGCGGATCGCCGTCGGCGGGGCGCGCGAGGGCTGGCAGACGTACGAGGACGCCTACACCGCGCCGGCCGAGTTCACCCCCGACGGGCCCACCGGTGCCGACGACCCGCTGATGCTCTACTTCACCTCCGGCACGACCGCCCGCCCCAAGCTGGTCGAGCACACCCACACGTCGTACCCCATCGGGCACCTGGCCACCATGTACTGGATCGGCCTCAAGCCCGGTGACGTGCATCTGAACATCTCCTCGCCCGGCTGGGCCAAGCACGCCTGGTCCAACCTGTTCGCGCCGTGGAACGCGGAGGCGACGGTCTTCATCCACAACTACCCCCGCTTCGACGCGGCCCGGCTGATGGCCGAGATGGACCGGGCGGGCGTCACCACCTTCTGCGCCCCGCCGACGGTCTGGCGCATGCTCATCCAGGCCGACCTCGGCGCGCTGCGCACCCCGCCCCGCGAGGTCGTGGCGGCGGGCGAGCCCCTGAACCCCGAGGTCATCGAGCAGGTCCGGCGGGCCTGGGGGGTGACCATCCGGGACGGCTTCGGGCAGACCGAGACCGCCGTGCAGGTCTCCAACAGCCCCGGCCAGCCCCTGAAGACCGGCTCCATGGGCCGCCCCAGCCCCGGCTTCCGCGTCGAACTCCTCGACCCGGTCTCCGGCGCGCCCGGCGCCGACGAGGGCGAGATCGCCCTCGACCTGTCCGAGCGGCCCGTCGGCGTGATGACCGGCTACCACGGCGACCCCGACCGTACGGCGGAGGCGATGGCCGGCGGCTACTACCGCACCGGCGACATCGGCTCCCGGGACGCCGACGGCTACATCACCTACGTCGGCCGGGCCGACGACGTCTTCAAGGCGTCCGACTACAAGATCTCCCCGTTCGAGCTGGAGAGCGCGCTGCTGGAGCACGAGGCGGTGGCCGAGGCGGCCGTCGTGCCCGCACCGGACGAGGTGCGGCTCGCGGTGCCCAAGGCGTACGTGGTCCTCGCGGAGGGCTGGGAGCCGGGGCCCGACACGGCCAAGGTGCTCTTCGAGCACTCCCGGGAGGTCCTCGCGCCGTACAAGCGGGTGCGCCGCCTGGAGTTCGCGCCGCTGCCCAAGACCGTCTCCGGCAAGATCCGCCGCATCGAGCTGCGCGAGGCCACGGCCGCCGGCTCGGACGCCGAGTACCGCGAGGAGGACTTCCGGTGA
- a CDS encoding helix-turn-helix transcriptional regulator: protein MNAVATVEIGRALARLRRSTGLPVAFGGLVEPGHPRVRISELNGTSTESLRRLAVTSGNGLGGKAVALARPCAVTDYSSSRQITHEYDAAVAMEGLCSVVAVPVVVRRRVRGVLYGALRTPQPLGDRTLTAAVDAARDVEQALVVREEASGLLEAARAQPAPPDRSAVWEQVREAHAALRALAPRIGDPALRAELLDACGLLTEPLAPNGVQLAPRELDVLACVAAGATNAGTAERLGLRSETVKGYLRSAMRKLGTHTRGEAVAAARRAGLLP, encoded by the coding sequence GTGAACGCGGTCGCAACGGTGGAGATAGGGCGTGCGCTGGCGCGCCTGCGCCGCTCGACCGGGCTGCCGGTCGCCTTCGGCGGACTGGTGGAGCCCGGGCACCCGCGGGTGCGCATCAGCGAACTGAACGGCACGTCCACCGAATCGCTGCGCAGACTCGCGGTGACCTCCGGCAACGGCCTGGGCGGCAAGGCCGTGGCGCTGGCCCGCCCGTGCGCCGTCACGGACTACTCCTCTTCGCGGCAGATCACCCATGAGTACGACGCCGCGGTCGCCATGGAGGGGCTGTGCTCGGTGGTGGCGGTCCCGGTCGTCGTACGGCGCCGGGTGCGCGGTGTCCTGTACGGCGCCCTGCGCACACCCCAGCCGCTGGGCGACCGCACATTGACGGCGGCCGTGGACGCGGCGCGGGACGTCGAGCAGGCGCTGGTGGTGCGCGAGGAGGCGAGCGGGCTGCTGGAGGCGGCCCGGGCGCAGCCGGCGCCGCCCGACCGCAGCGCGGTGTGGGAGCAGGTCCGCGAGGCGCACGCGGCGCTGCGGGCGCTCGCCCCGCGCATCGGCGACCCGGCCCTGCGCGCGGAGCTGCTGGACGCCTGCGGCCTGCTGACGGAGCCGCTCGCGCCGAATGGCGTGCAGCTGGCACCGCGCGAACTGGACGTGCTGGCGTGCGTGGCGGCCGGCGCCACGAACGCGGGCACCGCCGAGCGGCTGGGGCTGCGCTCGGAGACCGTGAAGGGCTATCTGAGGTCGGCCATGCGAAAGCTGGGTACCCACACACGGGGTGAGGCGGTGGCGGCGGCACGCCGGGCCGGGCTGCTGCCGTAG
- a CDS encoding helix-turn-helix transcriptional regulator, with amino-acid sequence MTVRRDFKEPARCRPDQVIGREELFTAARDQLARGGSVLLHGPAGIGKSTVLRALAGECGATARTVLRCSPTESESHLPFLALADLLGLVLDEVSDRLPAAQLTALEAALTGRGESTLQRDGLALRLAVLSALRALADTGPVLVVADDLQWLDPASAELLGFAARRLGDTPVRMLFAVRTDGEEYDRHLRASPPDTLAVRLGPLSRAQMSTLLENRGYTGLPRSTVRDIHRTSGGNALFALELGRALAENATPPRPGEPLPVPTSLRALVLNRLEMLSDQARRTLLVASAGARPTLALLHAAGRDDAEAETAQAAELGLLATEPEGPAVRFAHPMISAALYAEAPAQERRAAHAALSTAASDPIERARHLALATTGTDPEVAARLAEAAALARDRGAPSVAAQLSLLAARHTPADGTPSPDALRLAATEDAITAGELDLARDIAREVLARTAVPAERVRAWIAVIETAGHAMTEVDSIFPQALADAGEDPKLLALVHYQLTWRALLVEGDFDEAREEAGYAAELAARAGDRYTELLALALKAQIETLMGHPDAPATIRRALEEPQDPRVACHHNGAGYSRFRWLIMSDQLPEARAAVTALLREVRRHGWVESEVHFLRGVAETELHSGHCGRALDLARESLRLARDTGIGEVASAVLTSLAEAAGGEVERALTLAREAMEHAEEDGDQMYVSRALAALGHAQLVAGDTEAAVRSLRRVREVEQGLGITDPARGRWHGDLAEALVRCGEIAEAQDVIDVTREQALRLDRESVLAVLDRAQALVRAARGDRDAAVAQLTSAQDRLGKLGYGLEEARAAFALAQLRAGAAGPTSYDEPARLFRRCRALPWLRRVEAAAAVGAVEPAPAPLVAPDGLDGLDGLASMERQVAALVMEGATNREIAARLFISVKTVEATLTRVYRKLGIRSRVDIVRLAAGRRTT; translated from the coding sequence GTGACCGTGCGACGGGACTTCAAGGAGCCTGCCAGATGCCGCCCCGACCAGGTCATCGGCAGGGAGGAGCTGTTCACGGCGGCACGTGACCAGCTCGCGCGGGGCGGCAGCGTGCTGCTTCACGGCCCTGCCGGAATTGGGAAGTCGACGGTCCTGCGGGCATTGGCCGGCGAATGCGGCGCGACGGCGCGCACCGTGTTGCGCTGCTCGCCCACGGAGTCCGAATCCCACCTTCCCTTCCTGGCCCTGGCCGACCTCCTCGGCCTCGTCCTGGACGAGGTCTCCGACCGGCTCCCCGCCGCCCAGCTCACCGCCCTGGAGGCGGCGCTCACCGGTCGCGGCGAGTCCACCCTCCAGCGCGACGGCCTCGCCCTGCGCCTGGCCGTGCTGTCCGCGCTGAGGGCCCTCGCCGACACCGGCCCCGTCCTCGTCGTCGCCGACGACCTCCAGTGGCTGGATCCGGCCAGCGCCGAACTCCTCGGCTTCGCCGCCCGCCGCCTCGGCGACACCCCGGTGCGCATGCTGTTCGCGGTGCGGACCGACGGCGAGGAGTACGACCGCCATCTACGCGCGTCTCCGCCGGACACCCTCGCCGTACGGCTTGGCCCGCTGTCCCGCGCCCAGATGTCCACCCTGCTCGAGAACCGCGGCTACACCGGCCTGCCCCGCTCCACCGTCCGGGACATCCACCGCACCAGCGGCGGCAACGCCCTGTTCGCCCTCGAACTGGGCCGCGCCCTCGCCGAGAACGCCACCCCGCCCCGCCCCGGCGAGCCGCTGCCGGTGCCGACCTCGCTGCGCGCCCTGGTGCTGAACCGGCTGGAGATGCTGTCGGACCAGGCCCGCCGCACGCTCCTCGTCGCGAGCGCCGGCGCCCGCCCGACCCTCGCCCTGCTGCACGCGGCCGGCCGGGACGACGCCGAGGCCGAGACCGCGCAGGCCGCCGAACTCGGGCTGCTGGCCACCGAACCGGAGGGTCCCGCCGTCCGGTTCGCGCACCCGATGATCTCCGCCGCGCTGTACGCGGAGGCACCCGCGCAGGAACGCCGGGCCGCACACGCGGCGCTGTCCACCGCCGCCTCCGACCCGATCGAACGCGCCCGGCACCTGGCCCTCGCGACCACCGGCACCGACCCGGAGGTCGCCGCCCGGCTGGCCGAGGCCGCGGCGCTGGCCCGGGACCGGGGCGCCCCGTCGGTGGCCGCGCAGCTCTCCCTGCTCGCCGCCCGGCACACCCCGGCGGACGGCACGCCGAGCCCGGACGCGCTGCGGCTCGCCGCCACCGAGGACGCGATCACCGCGGGAGAGCTGGACCTCGCCCGGGACATCGCGCGCGAGGTGCTCGCCCGCACGGCCGTGCCGGCGGAGCGGGTGCGGGCCTGGATCGCGGTGATCGAGACGGCCGGCCACGCCATGACGGAGGTCGACTCGATCTTCCCGCAGGCGCTGGCCGACGCGGGCGAGGACCCGAAGCTGCTCGCGCTGGTCCACTACCAACTGACCTGGCGCGCCCTGCTCGTGGAGGGCGACTTCGACGAGGCCCGCGAGGAGGCCGGGTACGCGGCGGAGCTGGCCGCGCGGGCGGGTGACCGCTACACCGAGCTCCTGGCGCTCGCCCTGAAGGCGCAGATCGAGACCCTGATGGGCCACCCGGACGCCCCCGCGACCATCCGGCGCGCCCTCGAGGAACCCCAGGACCCGAGGGTGGCCTGCCATCACAACGGGGCCGGCTACTCCCGCTTCCGCTGGCTGATCATGAGCGACCAGCTGCCCGAGGCCCGCGCGGCGGTCACCGCGCTGCTGCGCGAGGTGCGCCGGCACGGCTGGGTCGAGAGCGAGGTGCACTTCCTGCGCGGGGTCGCGGAGACCGAACTGCACTCCGGCCACTGCGGACGCGCCCTGGACCTGGCCCGCGAGAGCCTGCGCCTCGCCCGTGACACCGGGATCGGCGAGGTCGCCTCCGCCGTGCTGACCTCGCTCGCGGAGGCGGCGGGCGGCGAGGTGGAGCGGGCGCTGACGCTGGCGCGGGAGGCGATGGAGCACGCCGAGGAGGACGGCGACCAGATGTACGTCTCCCGGGCCCTGGCCGCCCTCGGGCACGCCCAGCTGGTGGCCGGGGACACCGAGGCGGCGGTGCGTTCACTGCGCCGGGTGCGTGAGGTGGAGCAGGGGCTCGGCATCACCGATCCGGCCCGCGGCCGCTGGCACGGCGACCTCGCCGAAGCCCTGGTGCGCTGCGGGGAGATCGCGGAGGCGCAGGACGTCATCGACGTCACCCGCGAGCAGGCGCTGCGGCTGGACCGTGAGAGCGTGCTCGCCGTCCTGGACCGCGCTCAGGCGCTGGTGCGCGCGGCACGCGGCGACCGGGACGCCGCGGTAGCCCAGTTGACGTCGGCCCAGGACCGGCTCGGCAAGCTGGGGTACGGCCTGGAGGAGGCGCGGGCCGCCTTCGCGCTGGCCCAACTGCGCGCCGGAGCCGCGGGTCCGACGTCGTACGACGAACCGGCCCGGCTGTTCCGCCGCTGCCGGGCGCTGCCGTGGCTGCGGCGGGTGGAGGCGGCGGCCGCGGTCGGCGCCGTGGAACCGGCTCCCGCTCCCCTCGTCGCACCGGACGGCCTCGACGGTCTGGACGGGCTCGCCTCGATGGAGCGTCAGGTCGCCGCGCTGGTCATGGAGGGCGCGACGAACCGGGAGATCGCCGCGCGCCTGTTCATCAGCGTCAAGACGGTCGAGGCGACCCTGACCCGGGTCTACCGCAAGCTCGGGATCCGGTCGCGGGTCGACATCGTCCGACTGGCGGCAGGGCGCCGCACGACGTGA
- a CDS encoding S1 family peptidase — translation MFGLTRARRTAAVAATVAAAAAALLSAPTAEAADSRIVGGSTTTTSAYPFMMQITDASQNQFCGGTLVSATKVVTAAHCMVGESNSSVRVVGGRTYLNGTNGTVRRVSDIWIHPDYQDVTQGNDVAVLTLSTSMSYTPASYVGSSDTGVYAAGTTARILGWGTTSSGGSSSNQLRTATVPTVSDAGCASSYGSDFIASDMVCAGYTSGGVDTCQGDSGGPLLIGGVLAGITSWGEGCAQAGHPGVYTRLTTFSDEVTEQIGS, via the coding sequence ATGTTCGGGCTCACCCGTGCCAGAAGGACGGCCGCCGTGGCGGCCACCGTCGCCGCCGCCGCGGCGGCCCTGCTCAGTGCCCCCACCGCTGAGGCCGCCGACTCGCGCATCGTGGGCGGTTCGACCACCACGACGAGCGCGTACCCGTTCATGATGCAGATCACCGACGCCTCGCAGAACCAGTTCTGCGGCGGCACCCTGGTCTCGGCCACCAAGGTCGTCACCGCCGCCCACTGCATGGTCGGCGAGAGCAACTCCAGCGTCCGGGTGGTCGGCGGCCGCACCTACCTCAACGGCACGAACGGCACGGTCCGCCGGGTCAGCGACATCTGGATCCACCCGGACTACCAGGACGTCACCCAGGGCAACGACGTGGCCGTGCTGACCCTGTCCACGTCGATGTCGTACACGCCGGCCTCGTACGTCGGCTCCTCGGACACCGGTGTGTACGCCGCGGGCACCACGGCCCGCATCCTCGGCTGGGGCACCACCTCCTCGGGCGGCAGCTCCTCCAACCAGCTGCGCACGGCGACCGTGCCCACGGTCTCCGACGCCGGCTGTGCGAGCTCCTACGGTTCGGACTTCATCGCGTCCGACATGGTTTGCGCCGGATACACCTCCGGCGGCGTCGACACCTGCCAGGGCGACAGCGGCGGTCCCCTGCTCATCGGGGGCGTCCTGGCAGGGATCACTTCCTGGGGCGAAGGTTGCGCCCAGGCCGGTCACCCGGGTGTCTACACCCGGCTGACCACGTTCTCGGACGAGGTGACCGAGCAGATCGGTTCCTGA
- a CDS encoding LysE family translocator, translating to MVSTDRLLAFAAMSLLVVLIPGPSVLFVIGRALAHGRRTAVATAIGNVFGSYALVIAVAVGIGSLVERSAAIYLAVKLAGAAYLVFLGVQAFRHRRELRVSAAEPASARPARGDLRTVLDGALVGITNPKGVVFFAAVLPQFVDQSAGRVPLQMLLLGLIPIMIGLVTDTAWGLTASATRTWFARSDRRLSLIGGAGGFTMIGLGVTVAVTGRAD from the coding sequence ATGGTGTCCACCGACCGGCTTTTGGCGTTCGCGGCGATGTCGCTGCTGGTGGTCCTGATCCCGGGACCCAGCGTGCTGTTCGTGATCGGCCGGGCGCTCGCCCACGGCCGCCGCACCGCGGTCGCGACGGCCATCGGCAACGTCTTCGGCTCGTACGCGCTGGTGATCGCGGTCGCGGTGGGCATCGGCTCGCTGGTGGAGCGGTCCGCCGCGATCTACCTCGCGGTCAAACTGGCGGGCGCGGCCTATCTGGTGTTCCTGGGCGTCCAGGCGTTCCGGCACCGGCGGGAGCTGCGGGTGTCGGCGGCCGAACCCGCCTCGGCGCGTCCGGCCCGCGGTGATCTGCGCACGGTCCTCGACGGCGCCCTGGTCGGCATCACCAATCCCAAGGGCGTCGTGTTCTTCGCCGCCGTACTCCCCCAGTTCGTGGACCAGTCCGCGGGCCGGGTCCCCCTGCAGATGCTGCTGCTGGGGCTGATCCCGATCATGATCGGCCTGGTCACGGACACCGCGTGGGGCCTGACGGCGTCCGCCACGCGCACCTGGTTCGCCCGCTCGGACCGGCGGCTGTCGCTGATCGGCGGCGCCGGCGGCTTCACCATGATCGGGCTCGGCGTGACGGTGGCGGTGACGGGCCGCGCGGACTGA